A single region of the Cyanobacteria bacterium FACHB-DQ100 genome encodes:
- the glpK gene encoding glycerol kinase GlpK: MTTRYILALDLGTTGNRAFLFDHSGNIAGQAYLELTQYYPHPGWLEHDAEEIWNATQSVIRSAIQTAQIEPSEIAAIGLTVQRETCLLWDKNTGKPLHRAIVWQDRRTAEFCNQLRDQGLAAEIYDRTGLVIDAYFSATKLRWLLDRVQRIDLSTVLAGTIDTWILWKLTGGKVHATDHSNASRTLLMNLKTLEWDDRLLELFGIPAQILPSIQPSLGTFGITNLLGVEIPITAILGDQQAALFGQGCDRPGLMKCTYGTGSFLVAHTGSEIVRSDQQLISTIAWTQNHQIGYALEGSMFTSGACIQWLRDGLGLIATAQETEAIAEQVSDSGGVYFVPALSGLGTPHWDMSARGAFLGITGGVRREHLVRAVLEAIAFQVKEVVDEITTHSPLLLQKLSVDGGACENNFLMQLQADLLGIAIERPAIRDTTVLGVAFAAGLAAGFWQSYDQLVQQRVIDRVFEPQSSAIHVDFRQWQKAVDRTKNWS; this comes from the coding sequence ATGACCACACGATACATTCTGGCACTTGATCTGGGCACGACGGGCAATCGCGCCTTTTTATTTGACCATTCTGGCAACATTGCTGGACAGGCTTATTTAGAACTGACGCAATACTATCCGCACCCAGGATGGCTAGAACATGATGCCGAAGAGATTTGGAATGCAACTCAGTCAGTTATTCGATCGGCAATTCAAACGGCACAAATCGAACCGTCTGAGATTGCCGCGATCGGGCTAACGGTTCAGCGCGAAACCTGTTTACTTTGGGATAAGAACACTGGAAAACCGCTACATCGGGCGATCGTTTGGCAAGATCGGCGGACGGCTGAATTTTGTAATCAACTGCGCGATCAAGGATTGGCGGCGGAAATCTACGATCGTACTGGCTTAGTAATTGATGCTTACTTTTCCGCAACCAAGCTGAGATGGTTACTCGATCGGGTGCAACGAATTGATTTAAGCACTGTGCTGGCGGGAACGATCGATACTTGGATTTTGTGGAAGCTCACAGGCGGTAAAGTTCACGCGACTGATCACAGTAACGCCAGTCGCACTTTATTAATGAACTTAAAAACGCTGGAATGGGATGATCGATTGCTGGAGTTGTTTGGCATTCCCGCACAGATTCTTCCCTCAATTCAGCCCAGCTTAGGAACATTTGGGATTACAAATCTGCTCGGTGTTGAGATTCCGATTACAGCAATTTTGGGAGATCAACAAGCGGCATTGTTTGGGCAAGGCTGCGATCGACCCGGTTTGATGAAATGCACCTACGGAACCGGAAGCTTTCTGGTGGCTCATACGGGATCTGAAATTGTGCGATCGGATCAGCAATTGATTTCGACGATCGCTTGGACACAAAACCATCAAATTGGCTATGCGCTTGAAGGTAGTATGTTCACCAGTGGCGCTTGCATTCAGTGGCTGCGAGATGGCTTGGGATTGATTGCGACCGCTCAGGAAACAGAAGCGATCGCCGAGCAGGTTTCAGATAGTGGCGGAGTGTACTTTGTGCCTGCCTTGAGTGGACTTGGGACACCGCACTGGGATATGAGTGCGCGGGGAGCATTTTTGGGGATTACAGGTGGAGTGCGGCGAGAACATTTAGTTCGGGCGGTACTCGAAGCGATCGCATTTCAAGTCAAAGAAGTCGTAGACGAAATTACAACCCATAGCCCGCTCCTCCTGCAAAAGTTATCGGTGGACGGCGGCGCTTGTGAGAATAACTTTCTGATGCAGCTTCAAGCGGACTTATTGGGCATTGCGATCGAGCGTCCTGCAATCCGAGATACAACCGTTCTAGGTGTTGCATTTGCGGCAGGACTGGCAGCAGGATTTTGGCAAAGTTATGATCAATTAGTTCAGCAACGAGTGATCGATCGCGTGTTTGAACCCCAATCATCCGCCATTCACGTAGACTTCAGGCAATGGCAAAAAGCAGTTGATCGCACGAAAAATTGGTCGTAG
- a CDS encoding YlqD family protein — protein sequence MEISKSHLLLQRNVNIKAVVTPRWKDEAQQTLQAQLNQIDSQLQQLDLQMQQVLTEVQRQTLQPGSPEALQQSENIRMQFNQRKSELLEQKNQSLQQLQQIQMLELDQEVQQGQIGSVFRIEPGDNLIEKMNVEVLLRDGIVEEIRGII from the coding sequence ATGGAAATCTCTAAGTCTCATCTGTTGTTGCAGCGTAATGTCAATATAAAAGCGGTGGTTACTCCTCGCTGGAAAGACGAAGCGCAGCAAACTCTACAGGCGCAATTGAACCAGATTGATAGCCAGTTGCAGCAGCTTGATTTGCAGATGCAGCAGGTACTGACTGAAGTTCAACGGCAGACGCTCCAGCCCGGTAGTCCGGAGGCGTTGCAGCAGAGCGAAAACATTCGGATGCAGTTTAATCAGCGCAAAAGCGAGTTGCTAGAGCAAAAAAATCAAAGTCTACAGCAGCTTCAGCAAATCCAAATGTTGGAACTTGATCAAGAAGTGCAGCAGGGACAAATCGGCAGCGTGTTTCGGATTGAGCCGGGTGATAATTTGATTGAGAAGATGAATGTTGAAGTGCTGCTGCGCGATGGCATAGTTGAGGAAATTCGCGGCATCATTTAG
- a CDS encoding AMP-binding protein: MSRAYPSVPFEQAPYRNVQSLPELWSIAAKRFADVLAVHDPHSQPEVKLTYAQLYEQMQLFAAGIQALDIHTDASDELPARIALFSDNCPRWLIADQGIMRSGAVDVVRGSQADPLELRYILEHSGSVGVVLQDAELLKKLRSILAEVPIQFVILLTDETASSDTYKVLKFSEVIELGKTHPIQPVQQDRNTLATLMYTSGTSGMPKGVMLSHGNLLYEVNGAYDVALLQPGERVLSILPIWHCYERTFEYFVFSNGCTQIYTNIRFVKKDIKEYQPHYMVGVPRLWESIYEGIQKQFRDQPAKKQKLVKFFLGQSQKYILAKRTVENLNLDNLNPSSAEQLSAKMQAALRYPFHKLGDRLVYEKVRQGTGGCLKFVVSGGGSIAEHLEDFFEIVGITILGGYGLTETAPITHARRPWRNVRGADGEPLPGTETRIVDPETHKDLPVGQRGLILLRGAQIMQGYYKNPEATAKAIDPQGWFDTGDLGMVTQHNDLIITGRAKDTIVLTNGENIEPQPIEDACLRSAYIDQIMLVGQDQKMLGALIVPNLEALEQWKGGSVDLNDPAVQELFRQELVRLVKARPGYRPDDRIGVFRLLSEAFSIENGFLTQTLKIRRNVVMERYHGMINEMFSL; encoded by the coding sequence ATGAGCCGCGCCTACCCCTCTGTGCCGTTTGAACAAGCCCCTTATCGTAATGTGCAGTCGCTCCCCGAACTTTGGTCGATCGCTGCCAAACGATTTGCTGATGTTTTGGCAGTTCATGATCCGCATAGTCAGCCAGAGGTTAAGCTGACCTATGCTCAACTGTATGAGCAGATGCAGCTTTTTGCGGCGGGGATTCAGGCGCTAGACATTCACACCGATGCAAGCGATGAGCTTCCAGCCCGAATTGCGCTGTTTTCGGATAACTGTCCGCGCTGGCTGATTGCCGACCAAGGCATTATGCGATCGGGTGCGGTGGATGTGGTGCGGGGTTCACAGGCTGATCCGCTGGAGTTACGCTACATTCTGGAGCATAGCGGCTCAGTGGGAGTAGTGCTGCAAGATGCGGAACTATTGAAAAAGCTGCGATCGATTCTGGCAGAAGTTCCGATCCAATTTGTGATTTTGCTGACCGATGAAACGGCAAGTTCGGACACTTATAAAGTGCTGAAGTTTTCAGAAGTGATTGAGCTTGGTAAAACTCATCCGATTCAGCCTGTGCAGCAAGACCGAAACACTTTAGCGACCTTGATGTACACGTCGGGCACATCAGGAATGCCAAAAGGCGTGATGCTCAGCCACGGCAACTTGCTGTATGAAGTGAACGGTGCGTATGATGTGGCGCTGTTGCAGCCCGGAGAGCGTGTGTTAAGCATTCTTCCGATTTGGCATTGTTATGAGCGCACCTTTGAATACTTTGTGTTCTCCAACGGCTGTACTCAGATTTATACCAACATCCGCTTTGTGAAGAAAGATATCAAAGAATACCAGCCGCACTATATGGTTGGGGTTCCGCGTTTGTGGGAATCGATTTACGAAGGCATTCAGAAGCAGTTCCGCGATCAGCCTGCCAAGAAACAGAAGCTTGTGAAGTTCTTTTTAGGACAGAGCCAAAAGTATATTTTGGCGAAACGCACCGTTGAGAATTTGAACTTAGATAACCTCAATCCGTCGAGTGCGGAACAATTGAGCGCAAAAATGCAAGCCGCACTCCGCTATCCGTTTCACAAATTAGGCGATCGCTTGGTTTACGAGAAAGTTCGACAAGGTACGGGCGGCTGTTTGAAGTTTGTGGTCAGTGGTGGTGGCTCGATCGCAGAGCATTTAGAAGACTTTTTCGAGATTGTGGGCATCACCATTTTAGGGGGTTACGGGCTGACAGAAACGGCTCCGATTACCCATGCGCGTCGTCCGTGGCGGAATGTGCGTGGAGCCGATGGCGAACCGCTTCCCGGCACCGAAACCCGGATTGTTGACCCGGAAACCCACAAAGATTTACCCGTTGGGCAGCGCGGCTTAATTCTGCTGCGGGGCGCACAAATTATGCAGGGCTACTACAAGAACCCAGAAGCCACCGCCAAAGCGATCGACCCCCAAGGCTGGTTTGATACTGGAGATTTGGGCATGGTGACGCAGCACAATGATTTGATCATCACCGGACGAGCGAAGGATACGATCGTCTTAACCAACGGTGAGAACATCGAACCACAGCCGATCGAAGATGCCTGCCTCCGGAGCGCTTACATTGATCAGATCATGCTAGTTGGACAAGATCAGAAAATGCTGGGTGCGCTGATTGTGCCCAACCTCGAAGCCCTAGAACAGTGGAAAGGCGGCAGCGTGGATTTGAATGATCCAGCCGTTCAAGAATTGTTCCGGCAAGAATTAGTGCGACTGGTAAAAGCGCGTCCGGGATATCGTCCGGACGATCGCATTGGCGTTTTCCGCTTGTTGAGCGAAGCGTTTTCGATCGAAAACGGCTTTCTAACGCAAACGCTGAAAATTCGGCGCAACGTTGTGATGGAGCGCTACCACGGTATGATTAACGAGATGTTTTCGCTATAG
- a CDS encoding DUF427 domain-containing protein: protein MPRAVWNGVVLAESDRTETVEGNQYFPPDSIHSEYFQDSSTHTTCGWKGVASYYSIVVNGQTNKDAAWYYPTPKDAAKNIAGYIAFWKGVKVEA, encoded by the coding sequence ATGCCAAGAGCAGTTTGGAACGGCGTTGTTTTAGCCGAGAGCGATCGCACCGAAACAGTCGAGGGGAACCAATACTTTCCACCCGACTCAATTCATTCTGAATATTTTCAAGACAGCAGCACCCATACCACTTGCGGTTGGAAGGGCGTTGCCAGCTATTACAGCATCGTCGTCAACGGGCAAACAAACAAAGATGCGGCGTGGTACTATCCCACCCCCAAAGATGCCGCGAAGAACATCGCAGGCTACATTGCTTTCTGGAAAGGAGTCAAAGTCGAAGCCTAG
- a CDS encoding Uma2 family endonuclease yields the protein MTTLLVHSEHTPLAVHFPALAQMTTEQFYEFCMANSELRIERTAAGEVIIMPPTFSDTGNRNFNLAVQLGVWAEQEGTGIGFDSSSGFTLPNGATRSPDASWIRLDRWNALSDQQKASFAPICPDFVIGLRSASDSLSDLQLKMQEYIDNGARLGFLIDRTPRTVHVYRPNTMHQIVQSPDSVSAEPELPGFVLQMAKIW from the coding sequence ATGACAACACTGCTGGTTCACTCAGAACACACTCCTTTAGCCGTTCACTTTCCCGCCCTAGCTCAGATGACGACTGAACAGTTCTACGAGTTCTGCATGGCGAATTCTGAGCTACGGATTGAACGGACTGCAGCCGGAGAAGTGATCATTATGCCCCCAACTTTTTCTGATACTGGAAACCGCAACTTTAACCTTGCGGTACAGCTGGGAGTCTGGGCAGAGCAAGAGGGTACTGGAATCGGGTTTGATTCTAGTTCAGGCTTTACTCTGCCCAACGGTGCAACACGCTCTCCTGATGCCTCCTGGATTCGGCTCGATCGTTGGAATGCGCTGAGCGATCAGCAAAAAGCTTCGTTTGCCCCGATTTGCCCGGATTTTGTGATTGGGTTGCGCTCAGCTAGTGATAGTTTGAGCGACCTTCAACTCAAGATGCAGGAGTACATCGACAATGGTGCGAGATTGGGATTTTTGATCGATCGCACTCCGCGCACTGTTCATGTCTATCGTCCGAATACGATGCATCAGATCGTACAAAGCCCGGATTCGGTCAGTGCTGAACCAGAATTACCGGGCTTTGTGCTTCAGATGGCGAAGATTTGGTAG
- a CDS encoding glycoside hydrolase 100 family protein, whose amino-acid sequence MSIEEKAWELLEKSVLYYQGREIGTIAACDTDLIALNYDQCFVRDFISSALLFLMRGRTEIVQHFLEETLRLQPKTTQFDSSKPSRGLMPASFKVIPYEGGEYLKADFGDHAIGRVAPADSGLWWIILLRAYVIATGETDFAHRPDVQEGIRFILELCLVTRFDMYPMVLVPDGASMIDRRMGMYGHPLDIQSLFYAALRSSLELLVENEDNQKMIQGIHSRLIPLRRQLREHYWLDPDRLNVIYRYRVEEYGEEALNQFNIYSDSIPFYRLAKWLPEAGGYMAGNLGPSQLDVRFFALGNLMSIVSALATERQSHKILNLIELRWSDLVGQMPMKLCYPALEDVEWRIVTGADPKNRPWSYHNGGSWPVLLWMLTAAAKKMDRGELAHHAIAVAERRLLEDHFPEYYDGPDARLIGKEARRYQTWTIAGYLLAKELLAHPEHLKLINFDWESK is encoded by the coding sequence TTGAGCATCGAAGAGAAAGCCTGGGAACTGTTAGAAAAATCCGTTCTGTATTATCAAGGTCGAGAGATTGGCACGATCGCAGCCTGTGACACAGATCTGATCGCCTTAAACTACGATCAATGTTTTGTCAGAGACTTTATCTCCTCTGCACTCCTGTTTCTGATGCGTGGCAGAACTGAGATTGTTCAACACTTTCTTGAAGAAACCTTAAGGCTCCAACCCAAAACCACGCAATTCGACTCTTCTAAACCCAGCCGCGGCTTGATGCCTGCAAGCTTCAAAGTCATTCCCTACGAAGGCGGGGAGTATCTCAAAGCTGATTTTGGTGATCATGCGATCGGTCGCGTGGCTCCCGCCGATTCAGGACTGTGGTGGATCATTCTGCTGCGTGCTTATGTGATTGCCACCGGAGAAACCGATTTTGCTCATCGACCCGATGTTCAAGAAGGCATCCGCTTTATTCTCGAACTTTGTTTGGTGACTCGGTTTGATATGTATCCAATGGTGCTTGTGCCGGATGGGGCCAGCATGATCGATCGTCGCATGGGAATGTATGGGCATCCGCTCGACATTCAATCGCTGTTTTATGCTGCCCTGCGCTCTAGTCTGGAACTGCTCGTTGAAAATGAGGACAATCAGAAAATGATTCAGGGCATTCACAGCCGCCTCATTCCCCTCAGACGACAACTCAGAGAGCATTATTGGCTCGATCCAGACCGCTTAAACGTAATTTACCGCTATCGGGTCGAAGAATACGGCGAAGAGGCGCTGAATCAGTTCAATATCTATTCAGATTCAATTCCGTTCTATCGCCTTGCCAAATGGCTCCCTGAAGCAGGCGGATACATGGCAGGCAACTTAGGGCCTTCTCAGCTTGATGTCCGCTTCTTCGCGCTAGGGAACTTAATGTCGATCGTCTCTGCACTCGCCACCGAACGACAATCCCACAAAATTCTCAATCTGATCGAACTTCGCTGGAGTGATTTGGTCGGACAGATGCCGATGAAGCTTTGTTATCCTGCACTCGAAGATGTGGAATGGCGGATTGTTACCGGAGCCGACCCGAAGAATCGTCCTTGGTCTTATCACAATGGCGGAAGCTGGCCCGTATTGCTCTGGATGTTAACCGCAGCCGCGAAAAAGATGGATCGCGGAGAACTCGCACATCATGCGATCGCCGTTGCAGAACGTCGCTTATTAGAAGATCACTTCCCCGAATACTATGACGGCCCCGATGCTCGATTGATCGGCAAAGAAGCGCGGAGGTATCAAACCTGGACGATCGCAGGATATCTACTGGCAAAAGAACTGTTAGCCCATCCGGAACATCTAAAGCTGATCAACTTCGATTGGGAATCTAAGTAG
- a CDS encoding DUF393 domain-containing protein: MSATPAWKIKLLYDSECPLCMREVNFLKKRDNDRGLVAFVDIADENYSPDENGEIDYETAMGRIHAVLPDGSTIKNVEVFRRVYEVLGMGWVYAITRIPIFGWIADKLYEIWADWRLMLTGRPDLRAIVAERQKRLDCANEGRCRVEKS; encoded by the coding sequence ATGTCTGCTACCCCAGCCTGGAAAATTAAGCTGCTCTACGATAGTGAATGTCCGCTTTGTATGCGCGAAGTGAATTTTTTGAAAAAGCGGGACAATGATCGTGGTTTAGTCGCGTTTGTTGACATTGCCGACGAGAACTATTCACCAGACGAGAACGGCGAGATTGATTATGAAACGGCAATGGGTCGGATTCATGCCGTATTGCCCGATGGCAGCACGATCAAAAATGTCGAGGTGTTTCGGCGCGTTTACGAAGTTCTCGGCATGGGATGGGTCTATGCGATTACAAGAATCCCAATCTTCGGTTGGATTGCGGATAAGCTGTATGAGATTTGGGCAGATTGGCGACTGATGCTGACGGGAAGACCGGACTTAAGGGCGATCGTGGCTGAGCGGCAGAAACGATTAGATTGCGCAAACGAAGGACGTTGCCGAGTCGAAAAGAGCTAG
- a CDS encoding DMT family transporter has translation MTESRFPKTAVLALLAIAILWGYSWTQMKLGVQYSSAFTFAALRNVGGGLALLIALIATKQPILPKAVPMTFLLGLLQTAGFSGFAAWALVSGGAGKTSILVYTMPFWTLLLAWYFLGERIRGVQWIAIAVAFSGLLLILDPFRLQGSLISGLFAVLAGLSWAGGSIVAKKIDAKSVNLLSLTTWQTLFGTIPLIAIALFSSAPPIQWNSTFMSALAYSVLPGNAIPMLLWMYVLRQLPAGLSGLGMLMTPVLGVTFAALQLREIPQFHELIGMGCVVSALILTSIVNRK, from the coding sequence ATGACTGAATCTCGTTTTCCAAAAACGGCGGTGCTGGCATTGCTAGCGATCGCAATTCTCTGGGGCTACAGTTGGACGCAGATGAAGCTAGGAGTGCAATATTCCTCGGCGTTTACATTTGCAGCACTGCGAAATGTGGGGGGCGGCTTAGCACTTCTGATTGCCCTGATCGCAACCAAGCAACCGATCCTGCCGAAAGCTGTCCCAATGACTTTCTTGTTAGGGTTGCTACAAACCGCAGGATTTAGTGGCTTTGCAGCTTGGGCATTGGTCAGTGGGGGAGCCGGGAAAACCTCGATTCTGGTTTACACAATGCCGTTTTGGACATTGTTGTTGGCATGGTACTTCTTGGGTGAGCGGATTCGAGGAGTGCAATGGATCGCGATCGCAGTTGCCTTCTCTGGATTGTTGTTGATTCTTGATCCGTTTCGGCTGCAAGGTTCGTTGATCAGTGGATTGTTTGCCGTGTTAGCGGGATTAAGTTGGGCGGGCGGCTCGATCGTGGCAAAGAAAATCGATGCAAAGTCAGTCAATCTATTGTCGCTGACAACTTGGCAAACGCTGTTTGGAACTATACCCCTGATTGCGATCGCGCTCTTTTCGTCGGCTCCGCCAATTCAGTGGAATTCGACCTTTATGAGTGCTTTGGCTTATAGTGTCTTGCCCGGAAACGCGATTCCGATGCTGTTATGGATGTATGTACTGAGACAGCTTCCCGCCGGACTATCGGGGTTAGGAATGCTGATGACTCCGGTGTTAGGAGTGACGTTTGCAGCATTGCAGCTTAGAGAAATTCCGCAATTTCATGAATTGATTGGAATGGGCTGTGTGGTGAGTGCATTGATTCTGACTTCGATCGTAAACCGCAAGTAG
- the rsmI gene encoding 16S rRNA (cytidine(1402)-2'-O)-methyltransferase: protein MTATLYIVGTPLGNLEDMTFRAVRILQTVDLIAAEDTRHTGKLLQHFQIKTPQVSYHDHNRHSRTIELVDRLQQGTSIALVTDAGMPGISDPGYELVKACAEVGISVVPIPGATAAMTALSASGLKCDRFVFEGFLPAKETERREHLERLITDDRTLIFYEAPHRVQKTLADIATVLGDDRLIVLARELTKLHEEFWRGTVKAAIDHYTKHEPKGEFTLIVSGAEPTEVPLTEEVLKAELLSLLKQGVSRSQASRQLSQQTALPRRQLYQLALQIEL, encoded by the coding sequence ATGACAGCAACTCTATATATTGTGGGCACACCACTGGGCAACTTAGAAGACATGACGTTTCGGGCAGTGCGAATTCTGCAAACGGTAGACCTAATCGCCGCAGAAGACACGCGCCACACCGGAAAACTCTTGCAGCACTTTCAAATCAAAACCCCGCAAGTTAGCTATCACGATCACAATCGCCATTCTAGAACTATCGAACTGGTCGATCGTCTTCAGCAAGGGACATCGATCGCGCTTGTGACAGATGCAGGAATGCCCGGAATTTCTGACCCAGGGTATGAACTGGTGAAAGCATGTGCAGAAGTAGGAATTTCAGTTGTTCCAATCCCCGGCGCAACGGCAGCGATGACAGCTTTGAGTGCTTCAGGGTTAAAGTGCGATCGGTTTGTGTTTGAGGGCTTTCTCCCTGCTAAAGAAACAGAGCGGCGTGAACATCTCGAACGGTTAATCACCGACGATCGCACCTTAATTTTCTACGAAGCGCCTCATCGAGTGCAAAAAACACTCGCTGACATTGCAACAGTTTTAGGAGACGATCGCTTGATTGTCTTGGCGCGTGAACTCACCAAACTACACGAAGAGTTCTGGCGCGGGACAGTGAAAGCCGCGATCGACCATTACACCAAGCATGAGCCAAAGGGCGAATTTACGCTGATTGTTTCTGGAGCAGAGCCAACCGAAGTTCCCCTCACAGAAGAAGTCTTAAAAGCAGAGTTGTTGTCATTATTGAAGCAAGGAGTTTCTCGATCGCAAGCGAGTCGCCAGTTGTCTCAGCAAACCGCTTTACCTCGTCGTCAACTGTATCAACTCGCCTTACAGATTGAACTATGA
- a CDS encoding sugar kinase — MAKHGLFVGLVTLDLIYLADAPPIANQKIVAQDTTIAAGGPATNAAIAFQQLGNSATLMGAIGSHPICHLIQSDLQSCGVQIVDLAPARTESPPVSSVVVTKSTGDRSVVSINAVRSQIDPDRISPDILDNIDVVLIDGHQMAIGAKLAKMADDRSIPVVIDAGSWKPGFETVLPWVDYAICSANFHPPTDQTVFEYLRSFGIPHMAITHGKNAIELPNHKINVPQVPVVDTLGAGDIFHGAFCHYILMCDFHTALSKAAQIAAYACQFFGTREWRKYQTYNNEAD; from the coding sequence ATGGCAAAACATGGACTGTTTGTGGGCTTAGTGACGCTGGATTTAATTTATCTTGCAGATGCACCCCCGATCGCAAATCAAAAAATCGTGGCACAAGACACGACGATCGCGGCTGGAGGCCCTGCCACCAATGCTGCGATCGCTTTTCAACAGTTGGGCAATTCCGCCACATTAATGGGTGCGATCGGCTCACATCCCATCTGTCATTTGATTCAATCTGATTTACAATCCTGCGGTGTTCAGATTGTGGATCTCGCTCCAGCTAGAACTGAATCGCCGCCTGTCTCTTCGGTCGTCGTAACAAAGTCCACGGGAGATCGTTCAGTCGTTTCGATCAACGCGGTACGATCACAGATTGATCCAGACCGCATTTCACCAGATATTCTCGACAATATTGATGTTGTATTGATTGATGGACATCAAATGGCGATCGGGGCAAAGCTTGCGAAAATGGCAGACGATCGCAGCATTCCAGTTGTAATTGATGCAGGCAGTTGGAAGCCTGGATTTGAAACCGTTTTACCTTGGGTGGATTATGCAATTTGTTCTGCGAACTTTCACCCCCCGACCGATCAAACAGTATTTGAATATCTGCGATCGTTTGGAATCCCACACATGGCAATCACACACGGAAAGAATGCCATTGAACTACCAAATCATAAAATCAATGTCCCCCAAGTTCCTGTGGTTGACACGCTGGGTGCAGGAGATATCTTTCACGGTGCGTTTTGCCACTATATATTAATGTGTGATTTTCACACTGCACTGTCTAAAGCCGCCCAAATTGCTGCTTATGCCTGTCAATTCTTCGGTACTCGCGAATGGAGAAAATACCAGACCTATAATAATGAAGCCGATTGA
- a CDS encoding 3'(2'),5'-bisphosphate nucleotidase CysQ — translation MKPIERVRAMNFEEICTIARRVGWGAANILIEQSRSFEVEKSGDSPVTSADIAANTYILEKLQSVFDPQTFAYLSEETYQSQPAEVRLNRPWVWIIDPLDGTKDFINRTGEYAMHIALAYQGRPVVAIVACPAFGKLYSATLEGGTWVETANGDRTRIQVSNKSDFTDLTVVASRSHRDVRFNQLMEQFPVKQQRQIGSVGCKIAAIVEQQADLYLSLSGKSAAKDWDFAAPELILTEAGGQFTYFDQSPVQYNRADVNQWGGILASNGKIHAQLCDTAIALLGEIDKR, via the coding sequence ATGAAGCCGATTGAGCGGGTAAGAGCGATGAATTTTGAAGAAATTTGTACCATTGCACGAAGAGTTGGCTGGGGAGCCGCGAACATTCTGATAGAACAATCGCGTAGCTTTGAGGTAGAAAAATCTGGCGATAGTCCTGTCACTTCGGCGGACATTGCTGCCAACACCTACATCCTAGAGAAACTACAATCGGTTTTCGACCCACAAACCTTCGCCTACCTCAGCGAAGAAACTTATCAGTCTCAGCCTGCCGAAGTGCGCTTAAATCGTCCTTGGGTATGGATTATTGATCCACTTGATGGCACAAAAGACTTTATCAATCGCACCGGCGAATATGCAATGCACATTGCTCTCGCCTATCAAGGTCGTCCCGTTGTTGCGATCGTTGCTTGTCCTGCATTCGGCAAGCTCTATTCTGCCACCTTAGAGGGCGGAACCTGGGTCGAAACTGCAAACGGCGATCGCACTCGCATCCAAGTTTCAAATAAATCAGACTTTACCGATTTAACCGTCGTTGCCAGTCGCAGCCATCGCGACGTGCGGTTCAATCAATTAATGGAACAATTCCCCGTCAAACAACAGCGTCAAATTGGTAGCGTCGGCTGTAAGATTGCGGCGATCGTCGAACAGCAGGCGGATCTTTATCTTTCCTTGTCGGGTAAGTCTGCCGCGAAGGATTGGGATTTCGCGGCCCCCGAACTCATTCTCACCGAGGCAGGCGGACAATTTACCTATTTTGATCAATCTCCCGTGCAGTACAATCGCGCCGATGTGAATCAATGGGGCGGAATTCTTGCGAGTAACGGAAAAATACACGCTCAGCTTTGTGACACCGCGATCGCACTACTTGGAGAGATTGATAAGCGATAA